Proteins encoded together in one Benincasa hispida cultivar B227 chromosome 1, ASM972705v1, whole genome shotgun sequence window:
- the LOC120079020 gene encoding protein NEGATIVE GRAVITROPIC RESPONSE OF ROOTS-like, with the protein MKLLSWMQSKLQGKVKFQNKGSHSNSSIEQLEETSPLPLGLLAIGTFGNNNVLNVLKTTDAENTVVDARSPSKETEDEGGSLEDIPKLEEELRELWQQNTQLGEEETDDFDNDQTEEQGVKKNIGNLVIGEWKDDDEKSNHPKSIVKRSVSFLVKKIFVCGSGFAPLPPLPPLSFMDTPQDATMKKILRMMLRKKIYPKNSSQMASLKRFIKEKERRDKRSEDEENKYDNCNNVNSRSKSIQ; encoded by the exons ATGAag TTGTTGAGTTGGATGCAAAGTAAACTCCAAGGAAAAGTAAAATTTCAGAACAAAGGATCACATTCAAACTCTTCAA TTGAGCAGCTTGAAGAAACCAGTCCTTTGCCTCTTGGCCTACTAGCAATTGGAACTTTTGGCAACAATAATGTGTTGAATGTATTGAAGACGACCGATGCCGAAAACACTGTCGTTGACGCTCGATCTCCATCGAAAGAAACCGAAGATGAAGGTGGTTCTCTTGAAGATATCCCTAAATTAGAAGAGGAGTTGAGGGAACTTTGGCAGCAAAACACTCAACTTGGGGAAGAGGAAACTGATGATTTTGATAATGATCAAACAGAAGAACAAGGTGTGAAAAAGAACATTGGTAATTTAGTGATTGGGGAATGGAAAGATGATGATGAGAAAAGTAATCATCCAAAATCCATTGTGAAGAGATCCGTATCGTTTCTGGTCAAGAAGATATTTGTCTGTGGAAGCGGTTTTGCACCGTTGCCACCATTGCCGCCACTGAGCTTCATGGACACACCGCAAGACGCAACGATGAAAAAG ATCTTGAGGATGATGCTTCGTAAGAAGATATACCCTAAGAATTCTTCTCAAATGGCTTCATTGAAGAGATTCATAAAGGAGAAAGAGAGGAGAGATAAGAGAAGTGAAGATGAAGAGAACAAATATGATAATTGTAATAATGTAAACTCAAGGTCAAAATCCATTCAATAA
- the LOC120083068 gene encoding sm-like protein LSM1B — protein MRSFDQFGTIVLESAFERIIVENEYCDNPIGLLVVRAENIILIGEPDPSLPQLPPHMTVVSLPQILTARKAERESVELQRTLKKWMEELLEDIFD, from the exons ATGCGTTCCTTTGATCAATTTG GGACTATTGTTCTTGAAAGTGCTTTTGAAAGAATTATTGTTGAGAATGAGTATTGTGATAATCCCATTGGTCTTTTGGTAGTTCGAGCCGAGAATATTATTCTAATTGGAGAGCCG gaCCCCAGCTTGCCTCAACTTCCTCCACATATGACTGTTGTCTCTCTCCCTCAGATTCTAACT GCTAGGAAAGCAGAAAGGGAGTCAGTAGAGCTTCAAAGAACCTTGAAGAAATGGATGGAGGAACTCCTTGAAGATATATTTGATTGA